The Thermoanaerobaculia bacterium sequence GCCAGTGGCCGTGGAGCAACTACCGGGCGACTGCCGGTCGGACGCGCGCGCCCGGGTGGCTGGAGATCGACTGGACGCTGTCCCAGTTTTCGTCCGGAAGACGGGCCGCCAGGGAAAGCTACCGCCGGTTCGTTGCAGAGGGGAAGGGGCAGCCGTCGCCGTTCCGGGATCTCGCCGGGCAGATCTACCTCGGTGGCAAGGGTTTTCTTAAACTGATGGATGCCCGGCTTCGAGGACAAAAGATCGATCCGGAGATTCCTTCGGCTCAGCGCAAACCGTGGCTGACGGACGCCCGAGCGATCAAGAAGGCCGTCGCGCGTGAATACGGTGTTGACGAGGTCGATCTCCGTCGCCGGCGTGGCGGGGAGGAGAAGAGGGTGGCGATCTACCTGATGCGCAAGCTGACGAACCGGACTCTTGCGGAGATCGGAGAGGAATTCGGTGTCCGGGCCTCGTGGGTGGCACAAATCGTGGGAAGACTCGAGACAGACCCGGGCCGCCGGCTCGGGCAGCGTCTCGGAGTGCTCGAGAAGGTCATCGGTCCATAGTGTATAACACAGATCTGACCCCGAGGCGCGGTGACCCCGAGGCGCGGACCAGATCTGACCCCGAGGC is a genomic window containing:
- a CDS encoding transposase gives rise to the protein MSRPLRLEFEGALYHATSRGNERSAIFRDDSDRARFLEFFGSVAQRERWVVHSYCLMGNHYHLLLETPLGNVSRGMQRLNGRYTQYFNIRHRRTGHLFQGRFKSILVERDPHLLELTRYVVLNPVRAGVVQGAGQWPWSNYRATAGRTRAPGWLEIDWTLSQFSSGRRAARESYRRFVAEGKGQPSPFRDLAGQIYLGGKGFLKLMDARLRGQKIDPEIPSAQRKPWLTDARAIKKAVAREYGVDEVDLRRRRGGEEKRVAIYLMRKLTNRTLAEIGEEFGVRASWVAQIVGRLETDPGRRLGQRLGVLEKVIGP